From Coffea arabica cultivar ET-39 chromosome 2e, Coffea Arabica ET-39 HiFi, whole genome shotgun sequence, the proteins below share one genomic window:
- the LOC113732798 gene encoding probable E3 ubiquitin-protein ligase LUL4, with amino-acid sequence MGQIWSKRQQNHPHHHHHHRFQHPPPPPAPPQPQPTQQQPLSSSSPPSTYAFAANAPYPALHPPVPAPPPPPPPPPYHPSTSAPYYTNYSYNYSNYSRPPVNMMGAQSNYHNPYYVGGHGSGWFRPPQAAMLLAPSPHLQPPPPAPVPYVDHQSAKKIKNDVNVHKDTIKLEVDEGNRDCHLVSFTFDAMVDGSITIYYFAKEGTKCTFNPVHPEMYVPMKIPFQKGLGQKFCQPSGSGIDLGFFDIDDLSKPSAGDVFPLVISAQSCLSSTLMEDQLNEEAVNTSPHAQITQAVIEKNNDDHFQVKVIKQILWIEEIRYELREIFGISNSDEQAINDKDLGKECVICMTDPKDTAVLPCRHMCMCSECAKELRLQTNKCPICRQPIEELLEIKVDEAVS; translated from the exons atgggcCAAATTTGGAGTAAAAGGCAGCAAAATCatccccaccaccaccaccaccaccgctTTCAGCACCCGCCACCACCGCCGGCACCACCGCAACCCCAACCAACCCAACAACAACCGCTTTCTTCCTCCTCCCCACCATCAACCTATGCTTTTGCTGCCAATGCCCCATATCCCGCCCTCCATCCGCCGGTGCCCGCGCCTCCTCCGCCGCCGCCTCCACCACCTTATCACCCCTCCACCTCTGCTCCCTATTACACCAACTATAGTTACAACTATTCCAATTACTCGAGACCCCCCGTTAATATGATGGGGGCTCAGTCTAATTACCATAATCCTTACTATGTAGGAGGCCATGGTAGTGGGTGGTTCCGGCCGCCGCAGGCCGCGATGCTGCTGGCACCGTCGCCGCACTTGCAGCCTCCGCCGCCTGCTCCGGTGCCGTACGTGGATCACCAGAGTGCTAAGAAGATCAAGAATGATGTGAACGTTCATAAGGATACTATAAAGCTTGAAGTGGATGAGGGGAACAGAGATTGCCACTTGGTTTCCTTCACTTTTGATGCCATGGTTGATGGAAG TATCACCATTTACTATTTTGCAAAGGAAGGAACCAAATGTACATTCAATCCTGTCCATCCTGAGATGTACgtgccaatgaaaattcctttCCAGAAAGGATTGGGTCAGAAATTCTGCCAGCCTTCAGGAAGTGGAATTGATCTTGGGTTCTTTGATATAGATGACTTATCAAAGCCATCTGCAGGAGATGTTTTCCCTCTTGTGATATCAGCACAATCATGTTTGTCGTCGACATTGATGGAAGATCAGCTCAATGAGGAAGCAGTGAATACATCTCCTCATGCGCAAATTACTCAGGCGGTTATAGAGAAGAACAATGATGACCATTTCCAGGTTAAAGTAATCAAGCAGATTCTGTGGATAGAGGAAATTAGGTATGAGCTGCGGGAGATCTTTGGCATCAGTAACTCAGATGAACAAGCTATAAATGACAAGGACTTGGGAAAAGAATGTGTCATTTGCATGACTGATCCAAAGGACACAGCAGTTTTACCATGTAGGCATATG TGTATGTGCAGTGAGTGTGCCAAAGAATTGAGGCTGCAAACAAACAAGTGTCCTATATGCCGCCAGCCCATCGAGGAACTTCTGGAGATTAAGGTTGATGAAG CTGTTTCATGA